A region of bacterium DNA encodes the following proteins:
- a CDS encoding tyrosine-type recombinase/integrase, which produces MARIRFTQKLLDELTTTKSRDWFYDEQVPLLALMVTAKGAKSFYAIKTKDGVKRHVRIGPYPEVPIPMARRMASDLILKMITGEPVGEELKQRERAAAFSLEDAYNEYCAYLQRHRKPGTIYQYRMQWERFLKDWSGHRALRSIRRREVVDLHQQIGDYHGHHQANRVIALLRAVFNRAIREHEMDIANPAMAITFYRENKRSRRLTPEELPAFFKSVDEEPNRDVRDFVLLSLFTGARKSNMLGMRWKDISMDLGLWQIPSSESKNSKELDVILSSVAMKILRERMELATGEFVFPGRNGRSNEHMREPKFGWLRICKRAGLKDLHLHDLRRSLASFQIDTGTPLEVIQKTLGHESKVTTEIYARLALEPVRASVERATEEMLRRARG; this is translated from the coding sequence ATGGCTAGGATTCGATTCACGCAGAAGCTGCTGGACGAGCTGACGACCACCAAATCCAGGGACTGGTTCTACGATGAGCAGGTCCCTCTCCTGGCCCTGATGGTGACGGCCAAAGGGGCCAAATCCTTCTATGCTATCAAGACCAAGGATGGGGTGAAGCGGCATGTGCGCATCGGCCCATACCCTGAGGTTCCGATTCCAATGGCCAGAAGAATGGCCTCTGATCTCATCCTCAAGATGATCACTGGCGAGCCAGTTGGAGAGGAATTGAAGCAGCGTGAGCGGGCGGCAGCATTCTCGTTAGAGGACGCCTACAACGAGTACTGTGCCTATCTGCAACGACACCGCAAGCCCGGCACCATCTACCAGTACCGGATGCAGTGGGAGCGCTTCTTGAAGGACTGGTCTGGACATCGAGCACTTCGCTCCATTCGACGGCGAGAAGTCGTCGACCTCCACCAACAGATTGGTGACTACCATGGCCACCATCAGGCCAACCGAGTGATTGCCCTGCTGCGCGCCGTCTTCAACCGTGCCATTCGCGAGCACGAGATGGACATTGCCAACCCTGCCATGGCGATCACCTTCTACCGTGAGAACAAGCGGTCCCGCCGACTCACACCCGAGGAGCTTCCTGCCTTCTTCAAGTCAGTGGATGAGGAGCCCAACCGGGACGTCCGTGACTTCGTCCTGCTGTCCCTGTTCACGGGTGCCAGGAAGTCCAACATGCTGGGCATGCGGTGGAAGGACATTTCAATGGATCTTGGGCTGTGGCAGATTCCTTCCAGCGAATCCAAGAACAGCAAGGAGCTGGATGTCATCCTCTCATCTGTGGCGATGAAGATCCTGCGCGAACGGATGGAGTTAGCCACAGGCGAGTTTGTCTTTCCCGGACGCAACGGGCGCAGCAACGAGCACATGCGAGAGCCTAAGTTTGGGTGGCTGCGGATCTGCAAACGCGCTGGATTGAAAGATCTGCATCTGCACGATTTGCGCCGCAGCCTGGCCTCCTTCCAGATCGATACAGGTACCCCACTGGAGGTGATCCAAAAGACGCTGGGGCATGAGTCCAAGGTGACGACGGAGATCTACGCGCGCCTGGCTCTGGAGCCGGTGCGGGCCAGCGTGGAGCGGGCGACGGAGGAGATGCTGCGGCGGGCGAGGGGTTAG